From a single Rodentibacter sp. JRC1 genomic region:
- a CDS encoding SLC13 family permease: MNTIFTNALWVSPLFWTLALLAVAVLLFVRNKVRMDAVALLVMLAFYLSGILTTGEIFAGFSDPNIILIALLFIVGEGLVRTGIAYQVSDGILKLAGNSETKVLVLLMLAVAGLGAFMSSTGVVAIFIPVVLMICRQMNLSPKRLMMPLSVAGLISGMMTLIATAPNLVVNAELIKDTGSRLRFFDFTPIGLVVLLLGIGYMLLIRRWLGSNIDTEQQNNNQRSMAELIDEYGLRDRTKRFVVRTGSPFIGKSLNELNLRSNYGLNVLAIERWKRFRPVYTMPLSSSEIHEKDILMIDIGQQHFDLAEFCQNHNLEPAEIKPQSFNEQAKSIGMAELTLVPGSSIIDKTTAEVEFRSRYGLNVVGIKRDGELISDSFTGTPYKLGDLILVIGDWKFIQQMRSRTNDFVVLSYPKEMDRVAPAQSQAPQALVSVLVMVALMVSGIVPNVIAALIGCLMLGYFRCVDAKSAYDSIHWPSLILIIGMMPFATALQKTGGINLAVEAMLGLVGNWEMHLVLMMLFIFCAVVGLFISNTATAILVAPIAISLAQQLNVSPIPFAMIVAIAASAAFMTPVSSPVNTMVLGPGGYKFSDFLKIGVPFTLLVMLVSVFLIPLLFPF; the protein is encoded by the coding sequence ATGAATACTATCTTCACCAATGCGCTTTGGGTAAGTCCGTTATTTTGGACACTTGCTTTACTCGCAGTTGCCGTATTGCTTTTTGTACGCAATAAAGTGCGAATGGATGCCGTAGCACTTTTGGTGATGTTGGCATTTTATTTAAGCGGTATTTTAACAACGGGTGAGATTTTTGCCGGATTTAGTGATCCGAATATTATCTTAATCGCTTTACTTTTTATTGTGGGTGAGGGATTGGTACGTACCGGCATTGCTTATCAAGTCAGTGATGGGATTTTAAAACTTGCAGGAAACAGTGAAACCAAAGTATTGGTTTTACTGATGTTGGCGGTTGCCGGATTAGGCGCTTTTATGAGTTCTACCGGTGTAGTGGCGATTTTTATCCCTGTCGTCTTGATGATTTGTCGTCAAATGAATCTTTCGCCTAAACGCTTAATGATGCCGCTTAGTGTCGCCGGATTGATTAGCGGAATGATGACCTTGATTGCTACTGCCCCCAATTTGGTAGTGAATGCGGAATTAATTAAAGATACGGGCTCACGTTTACGATTTTTTGATTTCACACCGATTGGTTTGGTGGTCTTATTACTCGGCATCGGTTATATGCTACTTATACGTCGTTGGCTTGGTTCAAATATCGACACGGAACAGCAAAACAACAATCAACGTTCTATGGCGGAGCTGATTGACGAATACGGTTTACGTGATCGTACTAAACGTTTTGTCGTGCGTACCGGTTCCCCTTTTATCGGCAAAAGTTTAAATGAACTGAATCTACGTTCCAATTATGGTTTGAATGTGCTGGCGATTGAGCGTTGGAAACGTTTTCGCCCCGTTTATACTATGCCGCTGAGTAGTTCCGAAATTCATGAAAAAGATATTTTGATGATCGATATTGGTCAGCAACATTTTGATTTAGCGGAATTTTGTCAAAATCATAATTTAGAGCCGGCGGAAATTAAACCTCAATCCTTTAATGAACAAGCAAAATCTATCGGTATGGCGGAATTGACCTTAGTGCCCGGCTCAAGCATTATCGATAAAACTACGGCTGAAGTGGAATTTCGCTCAAGATATGGTTTAAACGTGGTGGGGATTAAGCGTGACGGCGAATTGATTTCCGATAGCTTCACCGGTACGCCTTATAAACTTGGCGATCTCATTTTAGTGATTGGGGATTGGAAATTTATTCAACAAATGCGTAGTCGTACGAATGATTTTGTGGTGTTGAGTTATCCGAAAGAAATGGATCGTGTTGCGCCCGCTCAAAGTCAAGCGCCGCAGGCGTTGGTTTCTGTGTTGGTGATGGTGGCATTAATGGTGTCGGGTATTGTACCTAATGTTATCGCGGCTTTGATCGGTTGTTTAATGCTCGGCTATTTCCGTTGTGTGGATGCAAAAAGTGCTTATGATTCGATTCATTGGCCAAGTTTGATTTTAATTATCGGTATGATGCCGTTTGCCACCGCATTGCAGAAAACAGGAGGGATTAATCTTGCGGTAGAAGCAATGTTAGGTTTGGTCGGTAATTGGGAAATGCATTTGGTGCTTATGATGTTATTTATCTTTTGTGCCGTGGTGGGGCTGTTTATTTCCAATACCGCAACAGCGATCTTAGTTGCGCCTATTGCCATTTCATTAGCACAACAGCTCAATGTTTCACCGATCCCGTTTGCAATGATTGTTGCCATTGCGGCTTCCGCAGCCTTTATGACGCCTGTTTCATCACCGGTGAATACGATGGTGTTAGGCCCCGGTGGTTATAAATTTAGTGATTTCTTGAAAATAGGCGTACCTTTCACTTTGCTCGTGATGTTAGTAAGCGTATTTCTCATTCCACTTTTATTTCCATTCTAA
- the mog gene encoding molybdopterin adenylyltransferase: protein MTALLKIGLVSISDRAATGVYQDQGIPELQAWLTQALIDPFKVEARLIPDEQSIIEQTLKELVDQQGCHLVLTTGGTGPAKRDVTPDATLAVADREMPGFGEQMRQISLHFVPTAILSRQVGVIRKESLILNLPGQPKAIKETLEGVKDKSGNVLMKGIFSAVPYCLQLINGLYIDTHPEIIESFRPKSARREHTEK from the coding sequence ATGACCGCACTTTTAAAAATTGGTTTAGTTTCTATTTCGGATCGCGCCGCAACGGGCGTGTATCAAGATCAAGGTATTCCTGAATTACAGGCTTGGTTAACACAAGCGTTAATTGACCCTTTTAAGGTTGAAGCCAGATTGATTCCCGATGAACAATCAATTATCGAACAAACGCTCAAAGAATTAGTCGATCAGCAAGGTTGTCATCTCGTTCTCACCACAGGCGGCACAGGGCCTGCAAAACGGGACGTGACACCGGATGCAACCCTTGCTGTCGCTGATCGTGAGATGCCCGGTTTCGGAGAACAAATGCGTCAAATCAGTCTGCATTTTGTTCCAACGGCGATTTTATCCCGTCAAGTCGGTGTTATCCGAAAGGAAAGTTTGATTCTGAATTTACCGGGGCAACCTAAAGCGATCAAAGAAACCTTAGAAGGGGTAAAAGATAAATCGGGCAATGTGCTGATGAAAGGGATCTTTAGTGCCGTTCCTTATTGCTTACAATTGATTAACGGTTTGTATATCGATACTCACCCCGAAATTATTGAAAGTTTTCGCCCGAAATCGGCGAGACGTGAACATACGGAGAAATAA
- the glnB gene encoding nitrogen regulatory protein P-II, producing the protein MKKIEAMIKPFKLDDVRENLSDIGISGMTVTEVRGFGRQKGHTELYRGAEYMVDFLPKVKMEIVVPDELLEQCIETIVETCQTGKIGDGKIFVYDVERAIRIRTGEENEEAV; encoded by the coding sequence ATGAAAAAAATCGAAGCGATGATTAAACCTTTTAAATTGGATGATGTACGGGAAAATCTTTCTGATATCGGCATTAGCGGTATGACGGTTACCGAAGTGCGGGGTTTTGGTCGCCAAAAGGGGCATACGGAACTGTATCGCGGTGCCGAGTATATGGTGGATTTTTTGCCAAAAGTGAAAATGGAAATTGTCGTGCCGGATGAGTTGTTGGAACAATGTATTGAAACTATCGTAGAAACCTGTCAAACCGGTAAAATCGGCGATGGCAAAATTTTTGTCTATGATGTTGAGCGTGCGATTCGTATTCGTACGGGTGAAGAAAACGAGGAAGCCGTTTAG
- a CDS encoding AI-2E family transporter, protein MKNSLNLHRTLMSMAALVIILAGIKLAAEIVVPFLLALFIAIICSPIIKSMTTRRVPHWLAMVLLFVLITLIFFFLVGLINSSVREFTQSIPQYKTLLSERINDVMALAQRFNLPIHFSRETIQDHFDPSIIMNFVSRLLLNFSGVVSNVFVLVLVVIFMLAEAPTMKHKFAVVMSADSKNVVKEEHHIDRILQGVIGYLGIKTITSLLTGICVFILLEICGVQYAILWATLSFLLNYIPNIGSVIAAIPIIVQALLLNGFGIGFGVALGVIAVNMIIGNILEPKMMGKRLGLSTLVVFLSLLFWGWLLGTVGMLLSVPLTMALKIALESDPSTIKYAALLGDVESK, encoded by the coding sequence GTGAAAAACAGTCTAAATTTACACCGCACTTTAATGAGTATGGCGGCATTGGTGATTATCCTCGCCGGTATAAAATTGGCGGCGGAGATTGTTGTGCCGTTTTTACTTGCGCTTTTCATTGCGATTATTTGTTCACCGATAATCAAATCAATGACGACACGCCGTGTGCCTCATTGGCTTGCGATGGTACTGTTGTTTGTTTTGATAACCCTCATTTTTTTCTTTTTAGTCGGGTTAATTAATAGCAGCGTGCGTGAATTCACACAATCTATTCCGCAATATAAAACCTTGCTTTCCGAACGGATAAATGATGTGATGGCATTGGCGCAACGCTTCAATTTGCCTATTCATTTCTCACGTGAGACGATTCAAGATCATTTTGATCCCAGTATCATTATGAATTTTGTAAGTCGTTTATTACTTAATTTTTCCGGTGTGGTGAGCAATGTGTTTGTCTTGGTGCTTGTGGTGATTTTTATGCTTGCCGAAGCGCCAACGATGAAACATAAATTCGCCGTAGTGATGAGTGCTGATTCCAAAAACGTTGTTAAGGAAGAACATCATATTGATCGTATTTTACAGGGTGTTATCGGTTATCTTGGAATTAAAACCATCACCAGTTTGCTCACGGGAATTTGCGTTTTTATTTTGCTTGAAATTTGCGGTGTGCAATATGCGATTTTGTGGGCGACTTTGAGTTTTTTGCTCAATTACATACCGAATATCGGTTCCGTTATTGCCGCTATTCCGATTATTGTTCAGGCTTTGTTATTGAACGGTTTTGGTATCGGTTTCGGCGTTGCGCTCGGGGTCATTGCCGTTAATATGATCATCGGTAATATCCTTGAGCCGAAAATGATGGGGAAACGATTAGGGCTTTCTACGCTGGTGGTTTTTCTTTCCCTCTTATTTTGGGGCTGGCTACTCGGTACGGTTGGAATGCTCCTTTCCGTTCCGCTGACAATGGCATTAAAAATCGCTTTAGAATCCGATCCAAGCACGATTAAATATGCCGCATTATTGGGAGATGTGGAGAGTAAGTGA
- the dsbB gene encoding disulfide bond formation protein DsbB, translating to MLALLKRFSEKRSAWLLLVTSSLLLELTALYFQYGMGLKPCVLCVYERLAIVGLFIAGIIGFLAPRVLVVRLIAIALGLFSGIKGLMISIRHLDLQMNPSPLKQCEFLPDFPETLPFHKWLPSLFNPTGSCDNSQWSLFGITMVQWLVFIFAVYVIVLGVILIAQLKKNRNRRRLFS from the coding sequence ATGCTCGCATTATTGAAACGATTCTCAGAAAAACGTTCAGCCTGGTTATTACTTGTTACTTCAAGTTTATTGCTGGAATTGACCGCACTTTACTTTCAATACGGAATGGGGTTAAAACCTTGTGTGCTTTGTGTGTATGAACGTTTGGCGATAGTCGGTTTATTTATTGCGGGCATTATCGGCTTTCTTGCTCCTCGTGTACTTGTAGTTCGCTTGATCGCCATTGCTTTAGGCTTATTTAGTGGCATAAAAGGGTTGATGATTTCCATCCGACATCTTGATTTACAAATGAACCCTTCGCCTTTGAAACAATGTGAATTTCTTCCCGACTTTCCTGAAACCTTACCTTTCCATAAATGGCTACCAAGCCTCTTTAATCCGACAGGTAGTTGTGATAATAGCCAATGGTCACTATTCGGAATTACAATGGTGCAGTGGTTAGTGTTTATTTTCGCCGTATATGTGATTGTGTTAGGAGTGATACTCATTGCTCAGCTGAAAAAAAACAGAAATCGGAGAAGATTATTTAGCTAA
- the nhaB gene encoding Na(+)/H(+) antiporter NhaB, producing MTYTQAFMKNFLGSSPNWYKSAIIIFLIINPIIFFFISPFLAGWVLVAEFIFTLAMALKCYPLQPGGLLAIEAIVIGMTNPTHVKAEIMANFEVILLLMFMVAGIFFMKQLLLFVFTKLLVNIRSKITLSLSFCFSAAFLSAFLDALTVVAVIISVAMGFYGVYHKAASGKTLQDAVDISDDEKVKNRETLEKFRAFLRSLMMHAGVGTALGGVMTMVGEPQNLIIAEQAKWDFIEFFFRMAPVTLPVFLCGLITCYLVEKFKLFGYGEKLPQRVWYTLASLDRSNSQKMSKQDKLKLGVQALIAVWLVFALAFHLAAVGLIGLSVIILATAFSGITDEHAIGRAFQESLPFTALLVVFFTVVAVIIDQKLFSPIIHYVLSVTESTQLVLFYIFNGLLSAISDNVFVATVYINEAKAALTNGVIAPHQFELLSVAINTGTNLPSVATPNGQAAFLFLLTSSLAPLIRLSYGRMVYMALPYTIVLSLVGLFAIEYILPAATIWLANLGLIMPI from the coding sequence ATGACTTATACACAAGCCTTTATGAAAAATTTTCTTGGCTCAAGTCCGAATTGGTACAAAAGTGCCATTATCATTTTTCTCATTATTAATCCCATTATTTTCTTTTTTATCAGTCCTTTTCTTGCCGGCTGGGTTTTGGTTGCGGAGTTTATTTTCACGCTTGCGATGGCATTAAAATGCTATCCGTTACAGCCCGGAGGCTTACTTGCTATTGAAGCCATTGTCATCGGTATGACAAATCCAACCCATGTAAAAGCAGAAATTATGGCGAATTTTGAAGTTATTTTGCTTTTAATGTTTATGGTGGCAGGAATTTTCTTTATGAAACAATTACTGCTGTTTGTATTCACAAAATTGTTGGTTAACATCCGTTCTAAAATCACACTTTCCTTATCATTCTGTTTTAGTGCCGCATTTCTATCCGCTTTTCTGGATGCACTTACTGTTGTCGCGGTCATCATTAGCGTGGCGATGGGTTTTTACGGTGTTTACCATAAAGCCGCTTCAGGTAAAACATTGCAAGATGCGGTCGATATTTCAGATGATGAAAAAGTTAAAAATCGTGAAACTTTAGAAAAATTTCGTGCTTTCTTACGTAGTCTAATGATGCATGCCGGTGTGGGAACAGCATTAGGCGGAGTAATGACCATGGTGGGAGAACCCCAAAACTTAATTATTGCAGAACAAGCAAAATGGGATTTTATTGAATTCTTCTTCCGTATGGCTCCGGTTACGCTCCCTGTGTTTCTTTGCGGATTGATAACCTGCTATCTTGTAGAGAAATTTAAACTTTTCGGCTACGGAGAAAAATTACCACAAAGAGTATGGTACACCTTAGCTTCCCTAGATCGTAGCAATTCCCAAAAAATGTCTAAACAGGACAAACTTAAATTAGGTGTACAAGCATTAATCGCCGTCTGGTTGGTTTTCGCTTTAGCATTTCACTTAGCCGCAGTTGGTTTAATCGGTTTAAGCGTTATCATTCTCGCAACGGCATTTTCGGGAATCACAGATGAGCATGCAATTGGTCGTGCTTTCCAAGAATCTCTGCCATTTACCGCATTACTTGTTGTCTTTTTTACTGTCGTTGCGGTGATTATCGATCAAAAATTATTTTCTCCAATCATTCATTACGTTTTATCCGTAACGGAAAGCACCCAGCTTGTTTTATTCTATATATTTAACGGTTTGCTCTCCGCTATTTCGGACAATGTGTTCGTAGCGACGGTTTATATTAATGAAGCTAAAGCAGCCCTTACAAACGGTGTCATTGCGCCACATCAATTTGAATTGCTTTCGGTGGCAATTAATACAGGTACGAACCTACCGTCTGTTGCAACACCGAATGGTCAAGCCGCATTCTTATTTTTACTCACCTCTTCCCTTGCACCATTAATTCGCCTTTCTTATGGTAGAATGGTTTATATGGCGCTACCTTACACTATCGTGTTATCCTTGGTGGGCTTATTCGCTATTGAATACATTCTACCCGCCGCTACGATTTGGCTTGCAAATTTAGGCTTAATTATGCCGATTTAA
- the fadR gene encoding fatty acid metabolism transcriptional regulator FadR, which yields MNIESTLLKAQSPAALAEEYIVKSIWNDVFPIGSNLPSERDLADKIGVTRTTLREVLQRLARDGWLTIQHGKPTKVNNIWDTANPSIIETLITLDQRSAPLIIDNMLSLRSKMSESYIYEAVKNSPQQSAELFDELKTLKNTAEDYTEFDYRVFRQFTVVANKPFYRLIFNSLKGVYRKIGLLFFSDEKHRDVTKKFYLEMQQICQEGNAEAVVDCIRKHNSHSATYWRAILEGLPKSFSG from the coding sequence ATGAATATAGAAAGTACGCTTTTAAAAGCACAGAGTCCGGCCGCACTTGCTGAGGAATATATTGTAAAAAGCATCTGGAATGATGTTTTTCCTATCGGTTCAAATTTACCTTCAGAACGTGATCTTGCGGATAAAATCGGGGTAACCCGTACCACTTTACGCGAAGTGTTACAGCGCTTGGCACGTGATGGTTGGCTTACCATTCAACATGGAAAGCCCACAAAAGTGAATAATATTTGGGATACGGCAAATCCAAGCATCATTGAAACGCTGATTACGTTAGATCAACGTTCGGCCCCCTTGATTATCGATAATATGTTGTCGTTACGCAGTAAAATGTCTGAATCCTATATTTACGAAGCGGTTAAAAATTCACCGCAACAATCGGCAGAGTTATTTGATGAATTAAAAACATTAAAAAACACGGCGGAAGATTATACGGAATTTGATTATCGTGTTTTTCGTCAATTTACCGTGGTTGCCAATAAACCCTTTTATCGTCTTATTTTTAATAGTTTAAAAGGCGTTTATCGAAAAATCGGTTTACTGTTTTTTAGCGATGAGAAACATCGCGATGTAACCAAGAAATTTTATTTGGAAATGCAACAAATTTGTCAAGAAGGCAATGCAGAGGCGGTAGTAGATTGTATTCGTAAACATAATTCGCATTCAGCGACTTATTGGCGCGCCATTTTAGAGGGGTTACCGAAAAGTTTTTCGGGTTAG
- a CDS encoding ABC transporter ATP-binding protein yields the protein MYALEISNLTKTYSTGVQAIKGINLSVEQGDFYALLGHNGAGKSTTIGIISSLVNKTGGEVKVFGYDLDTQKMLVKQQIGLVPQEFNFNQFEKVIDILIQQAGFYGIPLKEARYQAETWLEKLSLREKRTHLIRELSGGMKRRVMIARALMHNPKLLILDEPTAGVDIELRRSLWDFLRELNKQGTTIILTTHYLEEAENLCRNIGIIQQGRLIENTSMKSLLAKLETEVFVLDLQNVKQNSSLVIENYPYQWLDENTLEVEVQRSQGLTNLFAQLTSQNVEVLSMRNKSNRLEELFLKMAN from the coding sequence ATGTACGCTTTAGAAATTAGTAACCTTACCAAAACTTATTCTACCGGTGTTCAGGCGATAAAGGGCATAAATCTTAGCGTTGAACAAGGTGATTTTTACGCATTGCTTGGACATAACGGCGCAGGAAAATCGACCACGATTGGGATCATCAGCTCACTTGTTAATAAAACCGGCGGTGAAGTGAAAGTATTCGGTTATGATTTAGATACACAAAAGATGCTGGTTAAACAACAAATCGGGCTTGTGCCTCAAGAGTTTAACTTCAACCAATTTGAAAAAGTGATAGATATACTTATTCAGCAAGCCGGTTTCTACGGCATTCCATTGAAAGAAGCGCGGTATCAAGCGGAAACTTGGTTGGAAAAACTCAGCTTACGGGAAAAGCGTACACACCTCATTCGTGAATTATCCGGCGGAATGAAACGTCGAGTGATGATTGCCCGTGCATTAATGCATAATCCCAAATTACTTATTTTAGATGAGCCGACCGCCGGTGTTGATATTGAACTTCGCCGTTCGCTTTGGGACTTTTTGCGTGAGTTAAATAAGCAGGGAACAACGATTATTCTTACCACCCATTATCTGGAAGAAGCAGAAAATCTTTGCCGCAATATCGGGATTATTCAGCAAGGTAGATTGATTGAAAATACCTCAATGAAATCACTTTTGGCAAAATTGGAAACGGAAGTCTTTGTGCTTGATTTACAAAATGTAAAGCAAAATTCATCGCTTGTGATCGAGAATTATCCTTATCAATGGCTTGATGAAAATACACTTGAGGTTGAAGTGCAGCGCTCGCAAGGATTAACCAATTTATTTGCTCAACTGACATCTCAAAATGTAGAAGTGCTAAGTATGCGCAATAAATCGAATCGTTTAGAAGAACTTTTCCTGAAAATGGCTAATTAG
- a CDS encoding ABC transporter permease, with protein MNVIGFFTLAMRESKRVIRIWKQTLVPPVITTTLYFLIFGQLIGGRIGDMQGVSYMQFIAPGLVMMTAITASYVNTASSFFLGKFNKTYEELLVSPLSSHNIIWGYVIGSMVRGVLAGLLVMMVALLFITFNIHSWIMIFATLLLTTISFALGGLINAIFAKTFDDVGVIPTFVLTPLTYLGGVFYSISLLPDFWQVVSKFNPIVYMINGFRYGFLGISDMPVFYTFLVLGLLVVVLYCLAYSLIEKGVGLRS; from the coding sequence ATGAATGTAATCGGATTTTTTACCCTCGCAATGAGAGAATCCAAACGTGTTATTCGCATTTGGAAACAAACCCTTGTGCCGCCGGTGATTACTACGACACTTTACTTCCTTATTTTCGGGCAATTAATCGGCGGGCGTATCGGTGATATGCAGGGCGTGAGCTATATGCAATTTATTGCCCCGGGGCTTGTGATGATGACGGCGATTACCGCATCCTATGTAAATACGGCATCATCTTTCTTCTTAGGTAAATTTAACAAAACCTATGAAGAATTGCTTGTCTCGCCGCTCTCCTCTCATAATATCATTTGGGGCTATGTTATCGGAAGTATGGTGCGTGGCGTGTTGGCGGGGCTCTTGGTGATGATGGTTGCATTGTTATTTATCACCTTTAATATTCATTCTTGGATAATGATTTTTGCTACCTTGTTACTTACCACCATCAGTTTTGCTCTCGGTGGCTTGATCAACGCTATTTTTGCTAAAACCTTTGATGATGTGGGTGTGATTCCAACCTTTGTTTTAACACCGCTTACCTATTTAGGCGGTGTATTTTATTCCATCTCACTTTTACCCGACTTTTGGCAGGTAGTTTCGAAGTTTAATCCGATTGTCTATATGATTAACGGGTTTCGTTATGGTTTTTTAGGCATTAGCGATATGCCTGTTTTTTATACATTCTTAGTTTTAGGCTTACTTGTGGTCGTATTATATTGCCTTGCCTACTCATTGATCGAGAAAGGTGTCGGGCTGCGTTCTTAA
- the rsmE gene encoding 16S rRNA (uracil(1498)-N(3))-methyltransferase, which translates to MRIPRIYHPESLETQTQCQLSDDAANHVGRVLRMTEGEQIELFDGSNHIYSARIIEAGKKAVKVEILSREFADKESNLKIHLGQVISRGDRMEFTIQKSVELGVTVITPLWSERCGVKLDGERMDKKIQQWQKIAIAACEQCGRNIVPEIRPLMKLQDWCAENDGALKLNLHPRAQYSIKTLPNIPTEGVRLLIGSEGGLSPQEIAQTEQQGFTEILLGKRVLRTETASLAAITALQICFGDLGE; encoded by the coding sequence ATGCGTATACCTCGAATTTATCACCCCGAATCTCTTGAAACTCAAACTCAATGTCAACTTTCCGATGATGCGGCAAATCACGTTGGGCGTGTGTTGCGAATGACGGAAGGCGAACAAATCGAATTGTTTGACGGTAGTAATCACATTTATTCCGCCCGCATTATTGAGGCGGGTAAAAAAGCGGTGAAAGTTGAAATTCTAAGTCGTGAGTTTGCAGATAAAGAATCAAACCTTAAAATTCATTTGGGGCAAGTGATTTCCCGTGGTGATCGTATGGAATTTACCATTCAAAAATCCGTGGAGCTGGGCGTGACTGTCATCACCCCGCTTTGGTCGGAACGCTGTGGAGTAAAATTGGATGGTGAACGTATGGATAAGAAAATTCAACAATGGCAAAAAATTGCGATAGCCGCCTGTGAACAATGCGGACGTAACATCGTACCGGAAATTCGTCCTTTGATGAAATTACAAGACTGGTGTGCGGAAAATGATGGCGCATTGAAATTGAATTTGCACCCGCGCGCCCAATATTCCATCAAAACACTGCCGAATATTCCGACAGAAGGGGTACGTTTATTGATTGGTTCTGAAGGCGGTTTGTCACCTCAAGAGATTGCACAAACGGAACAGCAAGGATTTACTGAAATTTTATTAGGAAAGCGTGTATTGCGTACGGAAACGGCCTCACTGGCTGCCATCACCGCATTACAAATTTGTTTTGGAGATTTAGGCGAATAA
- a CDS encoding YqgE/AlgH family protein translates to MMDLQGQFLIAMPHLEDYFQRTVVFVCEHNEQGSMGLVINQPTDLSIAELYSKLNFMMKNDRTFDDAMVVAGGPVHTERGFIVHRKTANDFQHSYKITDDLSLTTSADVVDTFGSLQAPEKYLVALGCASWSAGQLEQEITDNAWLVVPSDERILFDTPYEERYFAANQLLGIHPHNFAAAQVGRA, encoded by the coding sequence ATAATGGATTTACAAGGACAATTTTTAATTGCAATGCCACATTTAGAGGATTATTTCCAGCGTACCGTGGTATTTGTATGTGAGCATAACGAACAAGGTTCTATGGGCTTAGTGATTAATCAACCGACCGATTTAAGCATTGCAGAACTTTATTCTAAACTCAATTTTATGATGAAAAATGACCGCACTTTTGATGATGCGATGGTTGTTGCCGGAGGCCCTGTTCATACCGAACGGGGGTTTATCGTGCATAGAAAGACAGCAAACGATTTTCAGCATAGTTACAAAATAACGGATGATCTTTCCCTTACCACATCCGCTGATGTGGTGGATACCTTCGGTTCTTTACAGGCTCCGGAAAAATACTTGGTGGCATTGGGCTGTGCTAGCTGGTCGGCGGGGCAATTGGAACAAGAAATTACGGATAATGCGTGGTTGGTTGTTCCCTCTGATGAAAGAATTTTATTTGATACGCCTTATGAAGAACGTTATTTCGCGGCAAATCAACTGTTAGGCATCCATCCGCATAATTTTGCGGCAGCGCAAGTGGGGCGTGCTTAA
- the ruvX gene encoding Holliday junction resolvase RuvX: MSFTALAFDFGMKSIGCAVGQSITGTAQALPAFKAQDGIPNWDAIEKCLKEWKPEVVVVGLPLNMDGTEQDLTLRARKFANRLNGRFGVRVELQDERLTTTEARSEIFERGGFRALKKGKVDGISACLILESWFERCGSQ, translated from the coding sequence ATGAGTTTTACCGCACTTGCCTTTGATTTTGGTATGAAAAGTATTGGTTGTGCCGTAGGACAAAGCATTACCGGTACGGCACAAGCTTTACCCGCTTTTAAAGCGCAAGATGGTATACCGAATTGGGATGCCATTGAAAAATGCTTAAAAGAATGGAAACCTGAGGTTGTGGTGGTGGGGCTACCCTTGAATATGGATGGTACGGAACAAGATCTTACATTGCGCGCACGAAAATTTGCAAATCGTTTAAACGGACGCTTTGGTGTCAGAGTCGAATTACAAGATGAACGTTTAACGACAACGGAAGCACGCAGTGAAATCTTTGAACGCGGCGGTTTTCGAGCTTTGAAAAAAGGCAAAGTCGATGGTATTTCAGCGTGCTTAATTTTAGAAAGCTGGTTTGAGCGTTGTGGTTCGCAGTGA